A region of Moorena producens PAL-8-15-08-1 DNA encodes the following proteins:
- a CDS encoding Uma2 family endonuclease: MLKYDPLQYLPTSEELPSSDNTPVDNELQDLIPHLLKGILSLIWQQRYDWFFGIDMGYYYHPNQSAIVPDAFLSLGVDRRKIRPKGRQGRLSYVLWEENNTVPILAIENVSQTYNGEYDQKKLDYAELGFLYYVIYDGDSYYPRKGEPFEVHRLVDGVYVRQSGNPVWMPEIGLGIGTELGTYQDWSREWLYWYDLHGKRYPSPEERTEQAELEAAQERQRAIQAELEASQERQRAIQAEQRAAEAEQNLDALKAQLKQLGMNPEDFMNG; the protein is encoded by the coding sequence ATGCTAAAGTATGACCCGTTACAATATCTTCCTACTTCCGAGGAGTTACCCTCTTCTGATAACACCCCTGTGGATAACGAACTGCAAGATTTAATCCCCCACTTGCTCAAAGGGATATTATCCTTAATCTGGCAACAGCGCTATGACTGGTTTTTTGGAATTGATATGGGCTACTATTACCACCCTAACCAGAGTGCGATAGTTCCTGACGCTTTCTTAAGTTTAGGAGTAGACCGGCGCAAAATTCGTCCCAAGGGTCGTCAAGGACGTTTAAGTTATGTGCTTTGGGAAGAAAACAACACCGTGCCAATTCTAGCCATCGAAAATGTCTCTCAAACCTACAATGGCGAGTACGACCAGAAAAAATTAGACTATGCCGAATTAGGATTCCTATATTATGTAATTTATGATGGCGACAGTTATTATCCACGCAAAGGGGAGCCCTTTGAGGTTCATCGCTTGGTAGATGGGGTGTATGTGCGTCAAAGCGGGAATCCAGTGTGGATGCCAGAAATTGGTTTGGGAATTGGTACAGAGTTAGGAACTTATCAGGATTGGAGTCGGGAATGGCTTTATTGGTATGACCTTCACGGGAAACGGTATCCCTCCCCAGAGGAAAGAACTGAACAGGCTGAGCTGGAAGCAGCTCAAGAACGTCAACGGGCTATTCAAGCTGAACTGGAAGCATCTCAAGAACGTCAACGGGCTATTCAAGCTGAGCAACGGGCTGCGGAAGCTGAACAGAACCTTGATGCTTTGAAAGCTCAACTAAAACAACTGGGGATGAATCCTGAAGATTTTATGAATGGTTAG